A stretch of the Candidatus Cetobacterium colombiensis genome encodes the following:
- a CDS encoding DUF3343 domain-containing protein: MSTEKFLVITIDSTHLVMKVEKFLIDNEVDVRIIPLPGELKASCGLSLKASIKDAHKILELLKSNNIDEKLYSFYLCEKNGFKKNFSTFNF, translated from the coding sequence ATGAGCACTGAAAAATTTTTGGTTATAACAATTGATTCTACACATTTAGTTATGAAAGTTGAAAAGTTTTTAATTGATAATGAGGTTGATGTAAGAATTATTCCTTTGCCAGGTGAATTAAAAGCTAGTTGTGGACTTTCTTTAAAAGCATCAATAAAAGATGCTCATAAAATTTTAGAACTTTTAAAATCAAATAATATTGATGAAAAGCTTTATAGCTTCTATCTTTGTGAAAAAAATGGTTTTAAAAAGAATTTTTCTACTTTTAATTTTTAA